The Deinococcus hopiensis KR-140 sequence GGTCAATGGAGGCCGCACGCCCGTGCTGCTGCATCTGCTCTCACCCGCTGGACGTCCCGTGCAGGTCACGCAGGACCTGCGCTCGTTCTGGAACTCGGGCTACTTCGAAGTGCGCAAGGACCTGCGGGGCCGCTACCCCAAGCACCCCTGGCCGGATGATCCCTGGACCCACGTACCAACGCGCGCGACGAAGAAGAAGCTGGGGTAGAGGGGAGGGGCTGAGCAACCTCAGCCACCATCTTCGTGCACCAAGTCAAAGAAAAAGCCCCACCTCTCGGTGGGGAATGTGGTTGCAGGGACAGGATTTGAACCTGTGACCTCCGGGTTATGAGCCCGACGAGCTACCAGACTGCTCTACCCTGCGCTACCTTACTGCTCCTGCTTTTGCCGTTCTGAACGCTGTTCTTCCGGCGCTCAGGAATAGTACAGCACCCCCTGCGGTCTGTCAACGCCCCGCCGCTCCCGGCAAAGGGCAGGGCAGCACACAGGCGAATACCGGCCAGGCGCGTAGGCTGGCGTGCGTGAGTTTGCCCCGCGTCCAGCCTGACAACACCTCTGCAAAGAGCTGCATAGAAACCCGCAAGCTGCGGCACCTTGACGCCTGCCTGCGGCCCGAGAGCCAGTACGCGGGGGTACAGACGGGGTTCGCTCGGGTGCCGTGGCCCTACCGCGCCCTGCCTGAACTCGATCTCGCCGCCGTGGACCTGACCACGACTTTTCTGGGACGTTCCCTGCGGGCGCCCGTCCTCATCGGCGCGATGACGGGCGGGGCCGAGCGCGCGGCCCTGATCAACCGCCACCTCGCGGCCGCTGCACAGCGGCTGGGTCTGGGCATGATGCTGGGCTCGCAGCGGGTGATGCTGGAGCAGCCGGAGGTGCGGACCAGTTTCGCCGTGCGCGAGGTGGCTCCGGACATTCTGCTGATCGGGAATTTGGGGGCGGCCCAGTTTGGGTTGGGGTATGGGCCTGTTGAGGCCATCCGGGCGGTGGAGGAGGTGGGAGCCGACGCCCTGGCCATTCACATCAATCCCCTGCAGGAGGCCATGCAGCCGGGCGGGGATACCAACTGGCGGGGCCTGGCGGCCCGTCTCGCCGAGGTGGTGCCCGCGCTGCCTTTCCCCGCGCTGCTCAAGGAGGTGGGGCATGGACTGGACGCTGCCAGCCTGCGCGCCGTGGAGGGCGCGGGCTTTGCCGCCTTCGACGTCGCGGGCGCGGGCGGCACGAGCTGGGCCCGGGTGGAACAACTCGTCCGCTACGGGGAGGTGATGACGCCCGATCTGTGCGAGGTGGGGCTGCCCACCGCTGAAGCGCTGGTTCAGGCCCGCCGTGCGGCTCCGGGCGTGCCCCTCGTCGCTTCAGGCGGTATCCGCACGGGGCTGGACGCTGCCCGCGCCCTGGCCCTCGGTGCGCAGGCCGTGGCGGTGGCCCGGCCTCTGCTGGAACCGGCGCTGGACGGTATAGAGGCGGTAGAAGCGTGGCTCACCCGATTTGTGGAGGAGCTGCGGGTGGCCCTGTTCGTGGGTGGGTTCGGGAATGTGGAGGCGGTGCGGGGGGCGGGGCGGTTGCTGGCGCAGTCGTAGGGGCACAGCCTTCTCTGACGCCCGCCTGCAAGGACGCTTCCATCTGCTCCGCAACTTTACAAGCCGGCCCTCTGCTCCAACGCCACCCGTTCTACCCGTGCCCCCAGGCCTGTCAGCACCTCGTATTCCACCGTGCCGCCCCACTCGGCCACGTCACTGACTGTGATCTCGCCTGCGCCCCAGACCTCCACCCACTCCCCGGGCTGCACGCGCAGGCCCGTCACGTCCACCATCATCTGGTCCATGCAGATGCGGCCCCGGACCGGGCGGCGCTCGCCCTGCACCCACACCTCGGCGCGGCCCGTGGCGTTGCGCGGGTAGCCGTCCGCGTAGCCGATGCCCACGGTGGCGAGGGTGGTGGGCTGATCGGCCCGCCACAGCGCCCCGTAGCTTACGCTTTCGCCGGGACGGACGTCATGCACGTGGGTGACGCGGGCGCGCAGGGTCATCAGGGGGGCCAGGCCCGATCCGGCCCGCAGGTGCGGCGGCGCGAAACCGTAGGAGGCCAGCCCCGGACGGGCAAGGGCCATGCCCGGCAGCGCGCCGAGGCTCAGTACCCCACCTCCGTTCGAGGCGTGGGCGAGGACCGGGGGCAGCGCTGCCAGCACCGTCCGGAAGCGTTCGAGCTGCGTGTGGGCGAAGCTCAACTCCGGCTCATCGGCGGTGGCGAAGTGGGTGTATGCGCCTTCCAGCAGGCCCCGCCGCGCCAGGCGCAGGCCCACGTCCACCGCGTCCTCGGGCCGCGCGCCCAGGCGGTTCATGCCGGTGTTCACCTTCAGGTGCGCGCGGGCGTGGCCCGGCAGGGCGTCAGCTTCCGCAAGCGAGGCCACGGGCACGCGCACACCCAGGTCCGCCAGGGGCGCCACTTCCTCGGGCATGGGCGGGGTGAGCAGCAGAATGGGCTTTCCCAGGTTCAGCGCGGCCAGGGCCACGGCCTCGCGCGGGAGGGCCACTCCAAAGCCCCACACGTCCTGATGCCGGGCGGCGATCCGGGCCACGATCTCCAGGCCGTGCCCATAGGCGTCGGCCTTCACGGGAAGCAGCAACTGTGCCCCCGCCCGCTGAGAGAGGGCCGTCAGGTTGTCCGTCAGGGCGGATGCGGAAATCAGGGCCTGCGCGCGTGCCTGCATCGCTTCCCATGCTAGCGGGCGAGGGCCGGCATGCGTTCTCCTTCCCCGATCACCCCGCCTTCACGGGCACACCCAGGGCGATCCGCACCGGAAGTTGCGCGAAGTGCCGCGCCGGGGAGCTCTTTTGCATTGGGCCTCAAACCTGCCCAGTTGGAACCTGCGGTTCTTTGCGGCGAGGGGTCATGCCCGTGTCATTTTCCCGAAGGGGACACCTCCTGAAACAGGAAGATGTCTTCCAAGGGGGAGGTGAACAGGAGGCCGATCCGAAAGGCGAGCGACAGGCTGGGATCGTACTTGCCGGTCTCGATCGCATTGATGGTCTGACGCGACACGCCAAGTTTTTCCGCCAGGTCAGATTGCGTCCAGCCAGATTCCTTCCGGAGTGCCCGAACCCGGTTATTCACCGCTGGCGCTCCTGTAAACCTGCGAGGACCAGCGCCAGATCATGCGGGAACAAGGCCATCGGCCACAAGCTGCCGAATATGGTCATTCACGGTCTCGGCAGGCGGGCGGTAGCGCACCCCCAGCTCTGTCTGGCTGCGCCGGTTGTCGAAGCTCAGGGGGTGACCCACGTTGCGGGCGACGTAATGCCGCTGCATCCCCACCGCTGGCCCCAGCAGCCACATCAGCATCTTGGGCACTTCGCTGCGGGGCAGCTTGTCTTCCAGGCCGAAATCACGCACCCGCATCAGTTGGGCGATCTCCAGCAACCTGAGGCTCTTTGCCACCGCGATGTACCGGTGATGTGCCTGAGGGAGCGTTGCGGCCCGCACATGGGCGCTGGCCACGTCACGAACGTCGACCAGACCGAGCCAGAGTCTGGGCACGCCCCTGCGGTAGAGGCCGTTGACGAATTGCGACATCATGGTCACGCTGGTGGAATCCGGGCGCTTGGACCGGGAAGGGCCGAACATGGCTCCCGGAAGGATGGACACGAGGTCCCAGCGCTGCTGTTGCCGGCATTGCTCCCACGCGGCCTGCTCGGCAACCGTTTTGGAATACGCATACGGGTTGCGCCCACTGTGGGTATTCGGATTGGTGTTCCCTTCGTGCAAGGTCTGCTGACCCATACGGCTCACGTCCCGGGCGTCGTTGTACAGCGCAGCGATGCTGCTCGTCAGGACGACCCGCCTGACGGTCGCGCTCCGTTTGACGGAGGCGAGGACATTCTGGGTTCCCCGAAGTGCTGGCCCGATCAACTGCCGTTCTCGGTCGTCCGGCCGGCTGAGGAAGTACGGAGACGCCGTGTGGATCACGGCCGAACAGCCCTCCACCGCGCCGTCGAAGCTGCCTTCTTTGAGCAGGTCCGCCTCAAACAACCGGAGCCGCTCCGGATACTGGTCGGCGAGGTCGAGCAGGTGCTGGGTCTTGGGGTGCTCCTGCAAGCGGCGCACGGTACCGTGGACGGTGTGGCCGTCGCGCAGGAGTTCTTCCACGATCCAGGAGGCCAGGTAGCCGGCCGCGCCGCTCACCAGGATGCGCTGTTGTGCTTGAGGCATAGCTGCTCCGCTCAAGACGCCCACTTACTTGTAGCGGCGGTCCGTCAGCATCAGCTGAACGCCCCAGGTGCCGATGACGAGGCCGAGCGTCCAGAACTGGCTGAATGCCGGGATGAGGTGCCCAGCTTGCAGGATGCCGAGAACGGCCGAGGCTGACGCGATGACCGCAAGGCTGTTCACGCAGGCGTTCTGGTGCAAGATCTGTTCCAGTTCGTCCGTTCGCCGGTAGATAAAGCGTGTGAAGGGCACGAGGGCAACCGCAAGGATGACCAGCGGCGTGAGAAGCAACCGTTGCTGGAGAGCCGGAAGTCCGAGCAGGTCGGTGGCCTGAGCGGCCAGAACCAGGCCGCCGAGAATGGAGAGTCCGAGGAGCACCTTGAGTAGGTACGCGGGGTGTGGGTGTGCGGCGGGACTGTCGTTCATGGACTCCTCCAGTGGAGATGTAAAGATCTCTTTACATAGCGTGCCGGTGCGACCCTGAAATGTCAAGAGACCTTTACAAAAGCTTCTGTGAGGCGCTCCGGCCAACGCGGGTAACCTGCCGCCCTGTCCCTGAGATTCTCCGGGATCGAGAGAAGGCAGGGTATCCTTGCGGAAAGTGATCACGCGACCTGCCTTTCTCCCGTCTGCCCGGCCCCTGACCGCCCTGCTGACCCTCGCCGCCCTGGTGGGCGGAGGCGCGCTCGCCCAGACAGGCGGCATCTTGCCCCTCGTGTCGGTGGGTGAGAAGTGGCCCCAGGCGCAGGAAACGTACGTGATCCGCGTCTCGCCCCAGGACGCCGGAAAACCGCTGGGCCTGGAGGTCTACAGCCCCACCTTCAACCTGGCCGACTATGTGGACGGCCGCCGGGGCGAGGGCTACTTCGGAGATGAGCTGTACAAGAAAAACGAGCCCTTCGAGAGCATCTTCACCCTCACGGGTCCGG is a genomic window containing:
- the fni gene encoding type 2 isopentenyl-diphosphate Delta-isomerase, with the protein product MSLPRVQPDNTSAKSCIETRKLRHLDACLRPESQYAGVQTGFARVPWPYRALPELDLAAVDLTTTFLGRSLRAPVLIGAMTGGAERAALINRHLAAAAQRLGLGMMLGSQRVMLEQPEVRTSFAVREVAPDILLIGNLGAAQFGLGYGPVEAIRAVEEVGADALAIHINPLQEAMQPGGDTNWRGLAARLAEVVPALPFPALLKEVGHGLDAASLRAVEGAGFAAFDVAGAGGTSWARVEQLVRYGEVMTPDLCEVGLPTAEALVQARRAAPGVPLVASGGIRTGLDAARALALGAQAVAVARPLLEPALDGIEAVEAWLTRFVEELRVALFVGGFGNVEAVRGAGRLLAQS
- the alr gene encoding alanine racemase produces the protein MQARAQALISASALTDNLTALSQRAGAQLLLPVKADAYGHGLEIVARIAARHQDVWGFGVALPREAVALAALNLGKPILLLTPPMPEEVAPLADLGVRVPVASLAEADALPGHARAHLKVNTGMNRLGARPEDAVDVGLRLARRGLLEGAYTHFATADEPELSFAHTQLERFRTVLAALPPVLAHASNGGGVLSLGALPGMALARPGLASYGFAPPHLRAGSGLAPLMTLRARVTHVHDVRPGESVSYGALWRADQPTTLATVGIGYADGYPRNATGRAEVWVQGERRPVRGRICMDQMMVDVTGLRVQPGEWVEVWGAGEITVSDVAEWGGTVEYEVLTGLGARVERVALEQRAGL
- a CDS encoding helix-turn-helix transcriptional regulator yields the protein MNNRVRALRKESGWTQSDLAEKLGVSRQTINAIETGKYDPSLSLAFRIGLLFTSPLEDIFLFQEVSPSGK
- a CDS encoding NAD-dependent epimerase/dehydratase family protein, whose translation is MPQAQQRILVSGAAGYLASWIVEELLRDGHTVHGTVRRLQEHPKTQHLLDLADQYPERLRLFEADLLKEGSFDGAVEGCSAVIHTASPYFLSRPDDRERQLIGPALRGTQNVLASVKRSATVRRVVLTSSIAALYNDARDVSRMGQQTLHEGNTNPNTHSGRNPYAYSKTVAEQAAWEQCRQQQRWDLVSILPGAMFGPSRSKRPDSTSVTMMSQFVNGLYRRGVPRLWLGLVDVRDVASAHVRAATLPQAHHRYIAVAKSLRLLEIAQLMRVRDFGLEDKLPRSEVPKMLMWLLGPAVGMQRHYVARNVGHPLSFDNRRSQTELGVRYRPPAETVNDHIRQLVADGLVPA